One window from the genome of Methanoculleus sp. 7T encodes:
- a CDS encoding flavodoxin family protein: protein MKILGVNGSPRGERSATLRLIATVLEGAKENGAEVDVVNLIDLDIRFRNACSACFQEGRCAEDDDFPELYAKIKAADGLVLGSPVYIDHVTGQMKLLIDRMADGIQCQALTGKYGCSVSTSGDHAEQAVVTYLNHFLQMLGATPVGGLGVAIRKDQNALVRAEADAHELGKTLTEAIRTRRQYPEIEAFHRRFQEKFKAVITGAKPEWPGDYERWVDQAWVW, encoded by the coding sequence ATGAAGATACTGGGTGTTAACGGGAGCCCCCGGGGCGAGAGGAGCGCCACCTTGCGGCTCATTGCGACGGTCCTCGAGGGCGCGAAGGAGAATGGCGCGGAAGTCGATGTCGTGAACCTCATAGACCTCGACATCAGGTTTCGCAACGCGTGCAGCGCCTGTTTCCAGGAGGGCAGGTGCGCCGAGGATGATGATTTCCCGGAACTGTATGCGAAGATCAAGGCTGCCGACGGGCTTGTGCTCGGGTCACCCGTGTACATCGACCATGTCACCGGCCAGATGAAGCTGCTCATCGACCGGATGGCCGACGGGATCCAGTGTCAGGCGCTCACCGGGAAGTACGGATGCTCGGTCTCCACTTCCGGCGATCACGCCGAGCAGGCGGTCGTGACGTACCTGAACCACTTCCTTCAGATGCTCGGTGCGACGCCGGTCGGCGGCCTGGGGGTCGCGATCCGGAAGGACCAGAATGCCCTGGTCCGGGCGGAAGCGGATGCTCACGAACTCGGGAAGACGCTCACCGAAGCGATTCGGACCCGGCGGCAGTATCCGGAGATCGAGGCGTTTCACCGGCGGTTCCAGGAGAAGTTCAAAGCGGTCATCACCGGCGCGAAACCCGAATGGCCGGGTGATTATGAGCGCTGGGTCGACCAAGCATGGGTTTGGTGA
- a CDS encoding ATP-dependent helicase, whose product MEREPVGQKEHSDEEILGLLDENVREWCIRRLGGRFTPPQRMAVPLIHKDKNVLISSPTGSGKTLSAFLSIIDKLFTRAKTGGLEDSVYCLYISPLKSLANDIHKNLSAPLDGIQEIARERGDRHTPIRHAIRHGDTPKAEKAKMARKPPHILNITPETLGILLNSPKFRENLRTVRWVVVDEIHSLAGSKRGVHLSVSLERLEELVKESGTGFVRIGCSATIEPLEEVGRFLVGAGRDVSIVDTRFAREFDLQLLCPVPDLIEATPEDLSRRLYETIHRLVWEHNNTLIFTNTRNGAERILHNLRTRYPECYTDENTGCHHGSMGAEGRLAIEERLKSGKVKAVTTSTSLELGVDMPHVDLVLQVGSPKSVAALLQRIGRAGHRLGEVVKGRVVVLDRDELVECAVMLREGQNGFVDRIHIPENCLDVLAQHVFGMALEGRQQTARILDLVRRSYCYRNLEEDDFMSVVRYLAGDYAGLEERHIYAKIWHDPETGMIGKRGRNARMIYFLNSGTIPDEFSCDVLTRSGVFAGNLDEKYLERMNKGDVFVLGGQRYMFAYRRGGKLYVDPTTARPTIPSWFSEKLPLSFDLGLHALQFKETMVERMRTAGTEEIVEGLRAEYPIDENSARSICAIFEQQVCYLGDEAVPTPGRIVVEEHVDRENHRRLYYFMTNYGLRFNDGFSRIVAFMVARDVTTNVSVGISDTGFLVSIPLEKRVDPVRLLRSIRSEECREILEAAVENTQLEKRVFRINAARSFMILRNYHGRKRSARRQQVSADMLIAFAKRLDGFAVMRETYREVIEDKFEAENIRKIVEGIGAGDIDVVLIRAASPSPLAFGIATLGVSDAVYAKDRLSMLREFQRRVMSSIGGGATA is encoded by the coding sequence ATGGAGAGGGAACCAGTGGGGCAGAAAGAGCATTCAGATGAGGAGATTCTCGGTCTCCTCGACGAGAACGTACGGGAGTGGTGCATACGACGGCTAGGGGGGCGATTCACACCGCCGCAGAGGATGGCGGTCCCGCTCATCCATAAGGACAAGAACGTCCTCATATCCTCGCCGACCGGGTCGGGAAAGACCCTCTCGGCGTTCCTCTCCATCATCGACAAACTCTTCACCCGTGCAAAAACCGGAGGGCTCGAGGACAGCGTCTACTGTCTCTACATATCCCCGCTCAAGTCGCTCGCCAACGACATCCACAAAAATCTCAGTGCGCCGCTCGACGGGATTCAGGAGATCGCCCGCGAGCGCGGAGATCGGCACACGCCCATCCGGCACGCCATCCGCCACGGGGACACGCCGAAGGCCGAGAAGGCGAAGATGGCAAGGAAGCCTCCCCACATCCTCAACATCACCCCCGAGACCCTCGGGATCCTCTTAAACTCCCCGAAGTTCCGGGAGAACCTCCGAACGGTCAGGTGGGTCGTCGTCGATGAGATCCACTCCCTTGCCGGGTCAAAGCGCGGTGTCCACCTCTCGGTGAGCCTTGAGCGCCTTGAGGAACTGGTGAAGGAGTCCGGGACCGGGTTTGTCAGGATCGGGTGTTCGGCGACGATCGAGCCCCTTGAGGAAGTCGGCCGGTTCCTCGTCGGCGCAGGGCGCGACGTCTCGATCGTCGATACCCGGTTCGCGCGGGAGTTCGACCTGCAACTCCTCTGCCCGGTTCCCGATCTCATTGAGGCGACGCCCGAGGATCTCTCGCGGCGCCTCTACGAGACAATTCATCGCCTCGTTTGGGAGCACAACAACACGCTCATCTTCACGAACACCAGGAACGGCGCCGAGCGTATCCTTCACAACCTCCGCACCCGCTATCCGGAGTGCTACACCGATGAGAACACAGGGTGCCACCACGGCTCGATGGGGGCGGAGGGAAGGCTCGCAATCGAGGAGAGGCTCAAATCCGGGAAAGTGAAGGCGGTGACGACCTCCACGTCGCTCGAACTCGGGGTCGATATGCCCCATGTCGACCTCGTCCTCCAAGTGGGGTCGCCGAAGTCCGTGGCGGCGCTCCTCCAGCGAATCGGGCGCGCCGGGCACCGCCTCGGCGAAGTGGTGAAGGGCAGGGTCGTCGTCCTCGACCGCGACGAACTCGTGGAGTGCGCAGTGATGCTCCGGGAAGGGCAGAACGGGTTTGTGGACCGCATCCACATACCGGAGAACTGCCTCGACGTCCTTGCGCAGCACGTCTTCGGGATGGCCCTCGAGGGGAGGCAACAGACAGCCCGGATCCTCGATCTCGTCCGCCGGTCCTACTGCTACCGGAACCTCGAAGAGGACGACTTCATGAGCGTCGTCCGCTACCTCGCGGGAGACTACGCGGGGCTTGAGGAGCGGCACATCTATGCGAAGATCTGGCACGACCCCGAGACCGGGATGATCGGCAAACGCGGCAGGAACGCCCGAATGATCTACTTCTTAAACTCGGGAACCATCCCGGACGAGTTCTCCTGCGATGTGCTCACCCGAAGCGGAGTCTTTGCCGGCAATCTTGACGAGAAGTACCTCGAACGGATGAACAAGGGCGACGTCTTCGTCCTCGGCGGGCAGCGCTACATGTTCGCCTACCGCCGGGGCGGGAAACTTTACGTCGACCCGACAACTGCCCGCCCGACGATACCGAGTTGGTTCTCGGAGAAACTCCCGCTCTCGTTCGACCTCGGGCTCCACGCTCTCCAGTTCAAGGAGACGATGGTCGAGAGAATGCGGACGGCGGGGACGGAAGAGATCGTCGAAGGCCTCCGTGCAGAATACCCGATCGACGAGAACAGCGCCCGGAGCATCTGCGCGATCTTCGAACAGCAGGTGTGCTACCTCGGCGACGAGGCCGTCCCCACGCCGGGCCGGATCGTGGTCGAGGAGCATGTGGACCGGGAGAACCACCGCCGCCTCTACTACTTCATGACCAATTACGGGTTGCGGTTCAACGACGGGTTCTCCCGGATTGTGGCCTTCATGGTTGCACGGGACGTGACCACGAACGTCTCGGTCGGGATCAGCGATACCGGCTTTCTGGTCTCGATTCCACTTGAGAAAAGAGTCGACCCGGTGCGTCTCCTCCGGAGCATCCGGTCCGAGGAGTGTCGTGAAATCCTCGAAGCGGCCGTCGAGAACACCCAGCTCGAGAAGAGGGTCTTTCGGATCAACGCGGCGCGGTCGTTTATGATCCTGCGGAACTACCACGGGAGGAAGAGGAGCGCCCGCCGCCAGCAAGTGAGCGCCGATATGCTGATCGCGTTTGCAAAACGCCTCGATGGCTTTGCCGTGATGCGGGAGACCTACCGCGAGGTGATCGAGGATAAGTTCGAGGCGGAGAACATCAGGAAGATTGTCGAGGGTATCGGCGCCGGGGATATCGACGTCGTCCTGATCCGTGCCGCATCGCCAAGCCCGCTTGCGTTCGGGATCGCGACCCTCGGCGTCTCCGATGCGGTCTACGCAAAAGACCGGCTCTCGATGCTCCGCGAGTTCCAGCGGCGGGTGATGAGCAGCATTGGAGGCGGGGCGACTGCATGA
- a CDS encoding AbrB/MazE/SpoVT family DNA-binding domain-containing protein yields the protein MEQIIGTVRSRATSASLALTIPHRLRAKHGFEKGDHFVVKIDEQDRIIYEKIPDRQGTATNEDPACQEPTHPHIGVSR from the coding sequence ATGGAACAGATCATCGGGACGGTTCGAAGTCGAGCGACATCCGCATCGCTTGCGCTCACGATCCCGCATCGCCTACGGGCCAAGCACGGCTTCGAGAAAGGCGATCATTTTGTTGTCAAGATCGACGAGCAGGATCGGATCATATACGAAAAGATCCCTGACAGGCAGGGCACCGCTACCAACGAAGACCCCGCCTGCCAAGAGCCAACACACCCACATATCGGGGTGAGCCGGTGA
- the hxlB gene encoding 6-phospho-3-hexuloisomerase codes for MTNHPVKNMMRLMATKIRTIADVMSDDQIDALINEILNADRIYTMGAGRSGLVAKSFAMRLMHLGLSAFVVGETVTPAMKPGDVIIVFSGSGATKTVADISETAKEIGGRVCLITSKKESRIGRIADCIVIIESQRDKVADESAEFEIRQMMGEHKSFAPLGTIFETTAMVFADAIISRLMEITQCRPEDLQCRHANIE; via the coding sequence ATGACAAATCATCCGGTTAAGAACATGATGCGGTTGATGGCGACCAAGATCAGGACCATCGCGGATGTGATGTCCGACGACCAGATCGACGCACTGATAAACGAGATCCTGAATGCGGACCGCATCTACACCATGGGCGCGGGGCGCTCCGGACTTGTAGCAAAGTCGTTCGCCATGCGGCTGATGCACCTCGGCCTCTCGGCGTTCGTCGTCGGGGAGACGGTGACCCCGGCAATGAAGCCGGGAGACGTCATTATCGTCTTCTCCGGGTCCGGTGCGACCAAAACGGTCGCCGATATCTCCGAGACCGCAAAGGAGATCGGGGGGCGGGTCTGCCTCATCACCTCGAAGAAGGAGTCGAGGATCGGCCGTATCGCCGACTGCATCGTCATCATCGAGAGCCAGCGGGACAAGGTGGCCGACGAGTCGGCGGAGTTCGAGATCCGGCAGATGATGGGCGAACACAAGTCGTTTGCTCCGCTCGGCACCATCTTCGAGACGACCGCCATGGTCTTTGCGGATGCGATCATATCCCGGCTGATGGAGATCACCCAGTGCAGGCCCGAAGACCTTCAGTGTCGGCACGCAAATATTGAGTGA
- a CDS encoding DUF2179 domain-containing protein, whose product MLGIVPDIDPSAFSLIIVPVFIFFARICDVTIGTMRIIFVARGMKMVAPVLGFIEIFIWIMAISQIFQNLNNPINYFAYAAGFATGNYVGMLIEERLAMGLALIRVITQRDATNLIDYLRAAGYGVTVLDAQGKHGPGKVIFSVIKRKNLKDVENAIHEFNPKAFYSIEDVRHAAEGTFPIVVPGPTPLHLGRVIRKGK is encoded by the coding sequence ATGCTCGGCATCGTCCCGGATATCGACCCGTCGGCCTTTTCCCTGATTATAGTCCCGGTATTCATCTTCTTTGCGCGGATCTGCGATGTCACCATCGGGACGATGCGGATCATCTTCGTAGCCCGGGGGATGAAGATGGTCGCCCCGGTCCTCGGTTTTATCGAGATATTCATCTGGATCATGGCTATCAGCCAGATCTTCCAGAACCTGAACAACCCGATAAACTACTTCGCCTACGCGGCAGGGTTCGCCACAGGGAACTACGTCGGCATGCTCATTGAGGAGCGGCTGGCGATGGGGCTCGCCCTCATCAGGGTCATCACCCAGCGGGATGCGACGAACCTCATCGACTATCTTCGCGCCGCAGGATACGGAGTGACGGTCCTCGACGCCCAAGGGAAGCACGGTCCGGGCAAGGTCATCTTCTCGGTGATCAAGAGGAAGAACCTCAAGGATGTTGAGAACGCCATCCACGAGTTCAACCCGAAGGCGTTCTACTCCATCGAGGACGTCCGGCACGCAGCCGAAGGGACGTTCCCCATCGTCGTACCGGGTCCGACCCCGCTCCACCTCGGCAGGGTCATCCGGAAGGGGAAGTGA
- a CDS encoding ferritin family protein has protein sequence MPEFAQPFSGNRMERKLDRGELIRTIRFSVAAEYEAIQFYEQIAESTDDPLVRKVMLDVANEEREHAGEFLRLLREIEPTEEEFYRHGYEEVEEMIAEVRKGGK, from the coding sequence ATGCCCGAATTTGCACAACCGTTCTCCGGGAACCGCATGGAACGCAAACTGGACCGGGGGGAACTCATCAGGACGATCCGGTTCTCGGTCGCCGCCGAGTACGAGGCGATCCAGTTCTACGAACAGATTGCAGAGTCGACCGACGACCCGCTGGTCCGGAAGGTGATGCTTGATGTCGCAAACGAGGAGAGGGAGCACGCCGGTGAATTCCTGCGTCTCCTGCGGGAGATCGAGCCCACCGAAGAGGAGTTCTACCGGCACGGCTATGAGGAGGTCGAGGAGATGATTGCAGAGGTGAGAAAGGGCGGGAAGTGA
- a CDS encoding PQQ-dependent sugar dehydrogenase: protein MTRRTVALLAAAMALVLLGIFVAVSVPLGPDGALPLDTITLPPGFTIDLYAENVTGARSMTLSPNGTLFAGSRGPGNVYAIPDRDGDGRGDEVIVIATGLDSPNGVAFRNGSLYVAEIGRILRYDDIEADLRNPPEPAVVSEAFPDDQLHGWKFIAFGPDGKLYVPVGAPCNVCNPDDERFATIHRMNPDGTDLEVYARGIRNTVGFDWHPETGELWFTDNGRDWLGEDIPPDELNRAPEAGMHFGFPYCHGSSIPDPEFGVGQSCTNFTPPEQELGPHVAALGMRFYTGEQFPEEYYNRIFIAEHGSWNRVEPIGYRVTMVTLENGTPASYEVFAEGWLQGRDAWGRPVDVQVAKDGSLLVSDDKANAVYRITYSGVTSPSG, encoded by the coding sequence ATGACACGCCGGACTGTTGCACTCCTTGCCGCTGCTATGGCGCTCGTCCTTCTCGGTATCTTTGTGGCCGTCTCGGTGCCGCTCGGCCCGGACGGAGCCCTGCCCCTCGATACGATCACCCTTCCTCCGGGCTTCACGATCGACCTCTACGCCGAGAACGTCACCGGGGCGAGATCCATGACGCTCTCCCCAAACGGGACGCTCTTTGCGGGAAGCCGCGGCCCCGGGAACGTCTACGCCATACCGGACCGCGACGGCGACGGACGGGGCGATGAGGTGATCGTTATCGCGACAGGTCTCGACTCCCCAAACGGCGTCGCGTTCCGGAACGGGTCGCTCTACGTCGCCGAGATCGGCAGAATCCTGCGTTACGACGATATAGAGGCCGACCTCCGCAATCCGCCCGAACCGGCGGTGGTGAGCGAGGCCTTCCCCGACGACCAGTTGCACGGCTGGAAGTTCATCGCGTTCGGGCCCGACGGGAAACTCTACGTCCCGGTCGGGGCGCCCTGCAACGTCTGCAACCCCGACGACGAGCGGTTCGCCACGATCCACCGGATGAACCCTGACGGGACCGATCTCGAAGTCTACGCCCGGGGCATCAGGAACACAGTGGGGTTCGACTGGCACCCCGAGACCGGGGAACTCTGGTTCACCGACAACGGCCGCGACTGGCTCGGCGAAGATATCCCGCCGGACGAGTTGAACCGGGCGCCGGAAGCGGGGATGCATTTTGGGTTTCCCTACTGCCACGGCTCCTCGATCCCGGACCCGGAGTTCGGCGTGGGGCAGTCGTGCACCAACTTCACGCCTCCGGAACAGGAACTCGGACCGCATGTGGCCGCGCTTGGGATGCGGTTCTACACAGGCGAGCAGTTCCCGGAGGAATATTACAACAGGATCTTCATCGCCGAGCATGGTTCCTGGAACCGGGTGGAGCCGATCGGCTACCGGGTGACGATGGTCACCCTTGAGAACGGCACGCCCGCCTCGTATGAGGTCTTTGCGGAAGGCTGGCTCCAGGGGCGCGATGCATGGGGGCGGCCCGTGGACGTGCAGGTGGCGAAAGACGGGTCGCTCCTCGTCTCGGACGATAAAGCGAACGCCGTCTACCGGATAACCTACTCCGGGGTCACTTCCCCTTCCGGATGA
- a CDS encoding pyridoxal phosphate-dependent aminotransferase, which translates to MSEHRYAGRVRSVEMSGIRKLFDAGGPDAINLGIGQPDFDTPDHIKEAAIAAIREGKTGYTPNAGIPELREAICAKFERENGLAFRPEQILVTAGGSEALHLVMEALVDPGDRVLFTDPGFVSYAALATVAGGRPEGVGLDPTLHIDLERAKEQMDGARLFVLNSPANPTGAVESEESIRALVEYANDRGVTVVSDEVYEHFVYEKKHVSAAHFGDDVITVNAASKTYAMTGWRVGYIAAPEDYIPQCLKIHQYAQACATSISQYAALAAYTGDQGPVARMRDEYRARRDLLYEGLSGLGFDFPRPEGAFYAFVPMGRNLIQKAIENGVIIVPGGAFGSRAPDYARFSYATSRENLSRAIARLEALME; encoded by the coding sequence ATGAGCGAGCACAGGTACGCCGGCCGGGTCAGGTCGGTAGAGATGTCGGGGATCCGGAAACTCTTCGATGCAGGGGGGCCCGACGCGATCAACCTCGGCATCGGGCAGCCGGATTTTGATACGCCCGATCATATCAAGGAGGCCGCAATCGCCGCCATCAGGGAGGGAAAGACCGGTTACACCCCGAACGCCGGGATCCCTGAACTCCGCGAGGCGATCTGCGCGAAGTTCGAGCGGGAGAACGGTCTCGCCTTCCGGCCGGAGCAGATCCTCGTCACGGCAGGCGGGAGCGAGGCGCTCCACCTCGTCATGGAGGCGCTCGTGGATCCGGGCGACCGCGTCCTCTTCACCGACCCGGGCTTCGTCTCCTATGCCGCTCTTGCGACCGTCGCCGGCGGGCGGCCCGAGGGTGTGGGGCTCGATCCGACGCTCCACATCGATCTCGAACGGGCGAAGGAGCAGATGGACGGGGCGCGGCTCTTCGTGCTGAACTCCCCGGCAAACCCGACCGGCGCCGTCGAGAGCGAGGAGTCGATCCGCGCCCTTGTCGAGTATGCAAACGACCGAGGGGTCACCGTCGTCTCCGACGAGGTCTACGAACACTTCGTCTACGAGAAGAAGCATGTCAGTGCGGCGCACTTCGGCGACGACGTCATCACCGTCAACGCCGCGAGCAAGACCTACGCCATGACCGGGTGGCGGGTCGGGTATATCGCCGCGCCTGAGGACTATATCCCCCAGTGCCTCAAGATCCACCAGTACGCCCAGGCGTGCGCGACATCGATATCGCAGTATGCCGCGCTTGCCGCATACACCGGCGACCAGGGGCCGGTTGCGCGGATGCGCGACGAGTACCGTGCAAGGAGGGACCTCCTCTACGAGGGGCTCTCCGGTCTCGGGTTCGATTTCCCCCGGCCCGAAGGCGCGTTTTACGCCTTTGTCCCGATGGGAAGAAACCTTATACAGAAGGCCATCGAAAATGGTGTCATCATCGTGCCGGGCGGAGCGTTCGGCTCGAGGGCACCTGATTATGCACGCTTCAGCTATGCGACGTCCCGGGAGAACCTCTCCCGAGCGATTGCGAGGCTTGAGGCGCTGATGGAGTGA
- a CDS encoding FKBP-type peptidyl-prolyl cis-trans isomerase, translated as MASIQDGDTLLLHFTSTRPDGEIFEDTRTGEPVRVTLGKRQINPLFEEALIGREPGETVTVVLPPEKAYGKFRRKLVVTIKRKKLTLDHEPVPGEFLKVEVMGKPCLVTVVDVTEKSITVDANHPLAGETITYAITVAAILPRTG; from the coding sequence ATGGCATCCATACAAGACGGCGACACCCTGCTCCTGCACTTCACCAGCACCCGCCCCGACGGCGAGATCTTCGAGGATACCCGAACGGGTGAGCCGGTCCGGGTGACCCTCGGAAAGCGCCAGATCAACCCCCTCTTTGAGGAGGCGCTGATCGGGAGAGAGCCGGGCGAGACGGTGACCGTAGTGCTGCCACCGGAGAAGGCCTACGGGAAATTCCGCAGGAAACTCGTGGTCACGATAAAGCGCAAGAAGCTGACCCTCGACCACGAACCGGTACCCGGTGAGTTCCTCAAAGTTGAGGTGATGGGGAAACCCTGCCTGGTGACCGTCGTCGACGTGACCGAGAAGAGCATCACCGTCGACGCCAACCACCCGCTTGCAGGGGAGACGATCACCTACGCGATCACGGTCGCGGCAATCCTTCCCCGGACCGGCTAG
- a CDS encoding metallophosphoesterase translates to MSVVSEADLLRRFGFFKGALYVQDIGLCVVSDVHIGLAEALYRQGLHFPLHEEETLLERFEAVLDRFEPEVFVLDGDVFHSFDRVSRGARETLSKVVAAIRAECEAVLVRGSHDTMLQAVAGNVVDRYDRNGYTVVHGDRAVDDHGTLIIGHDHPTIEIDMARFPCFLYGRGVAQGRDLIVMPAFNPLSPGVTVNYAKGRDFLSPVLRRVDAGTLQPVVEADGEAVVFPPLAGLRRFA, encoded by the coding sequence ATGAGTGTGGTCTCGGAGGCCGACCTTCTTCGTCGATTCGGGTTCTTCAAGGGCGCCCTGTATGTCCAAGATATCGGCCTCTGCGTCGTCTCCGACGTTCATATCGGCCTTGCCGAGGCGCTCTACCGACAAGGACTGCATTTCCCGCTCCACGAAGAAGAAACGCTGCTCGAACGGTTCGAGGCGGTCCTCGACCGCTTCGAGCCTGAGGTCTTCGTCCTCGACGGGGACGTCTTCCACTCCTTCGACCGGGTGAGCCGGGGCGCCCGAGAGACGCTCTCAAAGGTCGTTGCGGCCATACGGGCAGAATGCGAGGCCGTCCTCGTCAGGGGCTCGCACGACACCATGCTTCAAGCGGTCGCGGGGAATGTCGTCGACCGTTACGACCGCAACGGCTACACGGTGGTCCACGGCGACCGGGCGGTCGACGACCACGGGACGCTGATCATCGGTCACGATCACCCCACAATCGAGATCGATATGGCCCGGTTCCCCTGCTTCCTCTACGGGCGGGGTGTGGCGCAGGGGAGGGACCTCATCGTGATGCCGGCGTTCAACCCGCTCTCCCCCGGCGTCACGGTCAACTACGCGAAGGGGAGGGATTTTCTCTCGCCGGTGCTCCGTCGCGTGGACGCAGGCACCCTGCAGCCGGTGGTGGAGGCGGACGGCGAGGCGGTGGTATTCCCCCCGCTTGCCGGCCTCCGCCGGTTCGCATGA
- a CDS encoding tyrosine-type recombinase/integrase, translating into MENERFHHSAEEFFGFIEKSLAAAEEEERITPEDAGLIREYVAESSSKLSPGRQFKTVYTLIASRRYLPPFTETKKADLLAGINRMRYAKKDDGTPYAKNTIADYVRFTKRFFLWLAKREYIDIPASIIKEIKNPQYNTQTKTEDNILTGEEVSRLIDAAKSIKYKALLGVMYEAGLRSGEVASLKWKDVTFHEWGAKVRTSEKTGRLRTIPIITYREYLAKWKSSYPGDPTGDNFVFLTSRGEPMQYRGLAKAVHNFAKAAGIKKKITLHSFRHSRITHALRGGMQETLAKKAFWGNQSTQMIACYSHLVDEDVDNAFAALAGVELPGSDQASESPEPVQCPTCHLVMPPGSQFCARCGLALSQKSRNDLDGALAELQSLLVQDPVRAIEAIRLIRENRSPTPPAPTTAP; encoded by the coding sequence ATGGAGAACGAGCGGTTTCACCACTCGGCCGAGGAATTCTTCGGGTTCATCGAGAAGAGCCTCGCGGCCGCGGAGGAGGAGGAACGGATAACTCCGGAGGACGCGGGGCTTATTCGGGAGTATGTGGCGGAGAGTTCGAGCAAGCTCTCTCCGGGCCGTCAGTTCAAGACCGTCTACACGTTGATCGCATCGCGGCGCTACCTCCCGCCGTTCACGGAGACGAAGAAAGCGGACCTGCTCGCCGGCATCAACCGCATGCGGTATGCGAAGAAGGACGACGGCACGCCATACGCGAAGAACACGATCGCCGACTACGTGCGATTTACCAAGCGGTTCTTCCTCTGGCTGGCGAAGCGCGAGTATATCGATATTCCGGCGAGCATCATCAAAGAGATCAAAAACCCGCAGTACAATACGCAGACGAAGACCGAAGACAACATCCTGACGGGGGAGGAGGTCTCCCGGCTGATCGACGCGGCGAAGAGCATTAAGTACAAGGCCCTCCTCGGCGTGATGTACGAGGCCGGGCTCCGGTCGGGAGAGGTCGCTTCACTGAAGTGGAAGGATGTTACTTTCCATGAATGGGGAGCGAAGGTCCGGACCTCCGAGAAGACCGGCCGGCTTCGGACGATCCCGATCATCACCTACCGTGAGTATCTTGCTAAGTGGAAGAGCTCGTATCCCGGCGACCCGACCGGCGATAACTTTGTATTCCTGACGAGCCGCGGCGAGCCGATGCAGTATCGCGGGCTCGCGAAGGCGGTCCATAACTTCGCCAAGGCCGCCGGGATCAAGAAGAAGATCACCCTGCACTCGTTCCGGCACAGCAGGATAACGCACGCCCTTCGCGGCGGGATGCAGGAAACGCTAGCGAAAAAGGCGTTTTGGGGCAACCAGAGCACACAGATGATCGCGTGTTATAGTCATCTGGTTGATGAAGACGTGGATAATGCCTTTGCCGCCCTCGCCGGCGTGGAGTTGCCGGGGAGCGACCAGGCGAGCGAATCCCCGGAGCCGGTGCAGTGCCCGACCTGCCACCTTGTCATGCCGCCAGGTTCTCAGTTCTGTGCCCGGTGTGGTCTGGCACTCTCGCAGAAGTCAAGAAATGATCTCGATGGGGCTCTTGCAGAACTTCAGAGTCTCCTCGTGCAGGATCCGGTCCGGGCGATTGAGGCGATCCGGCTGATACGGGAGAATAGATCCCCAACACCGCCAGCGCCAACTACCGCACCCTGA
- a CDS encoding phage N-6-adenine-methyltransferase, with protein MRHQDGYRLVTDPAAAVRDLFDGRIDLDPCSNSHEAPNVPALVHFTREDDGLTREWSGRVYLNLPYGKGIGPWIEKVREEHEAGRVTAAVVLVKAATDTRWFRVLSERYPRCEVAGRPKFSGCKAPAPFPSVLFYLGDEVQRFADVFARFGVLVAPMPAAPGPEEVPA; from the coding sequence TTGCGGCATCAGGACGGGTATCGACTCGTGACCGACCCGGCCGCGGCGGTCCGGGATCTCTTCGACGGCCGGATCGACCTCGACCCGTGCAGCAACAGCCACGAGGCCCCGAACGTGCCCGCCCTGGTGCACTTCACCAGGGAGGACGATGGACTTACCCGGGAGTGGTCCGGCCGGGTCTACCTGAACCTCCCGTATGGGAAGGGGATCGGACCGTGGATCGAGAAGGTCCGCGAGGAGCACGAGGCCGGCAGAGTCACGGCGGCCGTGGTGCTCGTCAAGGCCGCGACCGATACCCGGTGGTTCCGGGTGCTATCCGAGAGATACCCCCGGTGTGAAGTGGCCGGCCGTCCGAAGTTCTCCGGATGCAAGGCCCCCGCCCCGTTCCCGTCCGTGCTCTTCTACCTGGGTGACGAGGTGCAGCGGTTCGCGGATGTGTTCGCCCGGTTCGGGGTGCTCGTCGCTCCTATGCCGGCGGCCCCGGGACCGGAGGAGGTGCCGGCGTGA